GATACTGCCCCACAGACCGCCGAATACGGTGCAGATTCCATCAAGGTTCTCAAGGGATTGGAGGCTGTTCGCAAGCGGCCCGGCATGTATATCGGCGATACGGATGACGGTAGCGGCCTGCACCACATGGTCTATGAGGTCGTGGACAACGGCATCGACGAGGCCCTGGCAGGCGAAGCCGACTATGTGAAGGTGAAGATCCACAACGACAACAGCGTCAGCGTGCGCGACAACGGCCGCGGCATCCCGGTCGATCTGCATGCAGGCGAGGGCGTCAGCGCGGCCGAGGTCATCATGACCCAGCTGCATGCCGGGGGCAAATTCGACCAGAACAGCTACAAGGTCTCTGGCGGCCTGCATGGCGTGGGGGTTTCCGTCGTCAACGCGCTGTCGGACTGGCTGGAACTGCGGATCTGGCGCAATGGCAAGGAACATTACGCCCGTTTCGAACATGGCGACACCACCGAGCATCTGCGCGTCGTCGGCGATGCCGCCGAGGGTGAAACCGGGACCGAGGTGCGCTTTCTGGCATCGGCCAAGACCAATGATCCCGACGGCACCTTCAGCAACCTGGATTACAACTACAAGACGCTGGAAAACCGGCTGCGCGAACTGGCATTCCTGAACAGCGGTGTGCGGATCATCCTGGAAGATTCACGTCATGCCGAAGTGCAGAGGACGGAATTGTTCTACGAGGGCGGCGTCCGCGAATTCGTGAAATTCCTCGACCGTTCGAAATCTCCCGTGATGCCCGAGCCGATCTTCATGACCGGCGAAAAGAACGGCATCGGCGTCGAAGTCGCCATGTGGTGGAATGACAGCTATCATGAAACCGTCCTGCCCTTCACCAACAACATCCCCCAGCGCGACGGCGGCACCCATATGGCCGGCTTCCGGGGCGCGCTGACGCGGGTCATCAACCAATATGCGCAATCCAGCGGCATCGCCAAGAAAGAGAAGATCGACTTTACTGGCGACGACGCCCGTGAAGGCCTGACCTGCGTGCTGTCGGTCAAGGTTCCAGATCCGAAATTCTCCAGCCAGACCAAGGACAAGCTGGTCTCCTCCGAAGTCCGCCCGGCTGTCGAGGGGCTTGTGCATGAAAAGCTGACCGAGTGGTTCGAGGAAAACCCGACCGAGGCCAAGGGCATCGTCAGCAAGATTATCGAGGCTGCGCTTGCACGCGAAGCCGCACGCAGGGCGCGCGAACTGACGCGCCGCAAATCCGCGATGGACGTGGCCTCGCTGCCGGGGAAATTGGCCGATTGCCAGGAAAAGGACCCCTCGCTGTCGGAATTGTTCATCGTCGAGGGTGACTCGGCCGGCGGATCGGCGAAACAGGGCCGGTCGCGGCAGAATCAGGCTGTCCTGCCCCTGCGCGGCAAGATCCTGAACGTCGAACGCGCCCGTTTCGACCGTATGCTGGGCAGCGACCAGATCGGAACGCTGATCACCGCATTGGGCACCGGCATTGGCCGCGACGAATTCAGCCTCAAGAAACTGCGCTACCACAAGATCATCATCATGACCGATGCTGACGTCGATGGCGCGCATATCCGCACCCTGTTGCTGACCTTCTTCTTCCGGCAGATGCCTGAACTCATCGAGGCCGGGCATCTCTATATCGCGCAACCGCCGCTCTACAAGGTCGGCCGTGGCCGCTCCGAGGTCTACCTCAAGAACGAGGCCGCGCTGGAGGAATATCTGATCCAGCAAGGCGTCGAAGGCGCGATACTGCGCCTGGGAAGCGGCGAAGAGATCACCGGTAACGACCTTCTGCGCATCGTCGAAGAGGCACGCACCTGCCGTCGTGTCCTGCGCGCCTATCCCACCCATTACCCGCCCCATATCACCGAACAGGCCGCCATTGCAGGCGCTCTGGTCCCCGGACGCGTCGACTCCGACGCGCAGGGTGCGGCAGATGCCGTCGCCGCACGCCTTGACCTGATCGCCGAGGAATATGAGCGCGGCTGGACGGGTCGTCCGACGCAGGATGCTGGTATCCGCCTGACCCGCACCCTGCGCGGCGTCGAGGAATCGCGCACGCTGGACGGTCAGATGCTGCGCAGCGCCGAAAGCCGTCGTCTTGGCGAGATGACCACAAGTCTGCAGGAAATCTATGGCCAGACCGCGCGCCTGATCCGCAAGGACCGCGAGCAGCCGATCTACGGACCGCTCAGCCTGTTGACTGCTATCTTCCTCGAAGGTGAGAAGGGCCTGTCCCTGCAGCGCTACAAGGGTCTGGGCGAGATGAACCCGGATCAACTGTGGGAAACGACGCTGGATCCGGCTGCCCGTACGATGCTGCAGGTGCGCATCGAAGATGTCGCCGAAGCCGAAGACCTCTTCACCAAACTGATGGGAGATGTCGTCGAACCACGCCGGGAGTTCATTCAGACCAATGCCCTGAACGTGGCCAATCTGGATACCTGAGCTCATTTTAGAGCTATGCCTTAGAGCTATGCCGGATTTTGGGTGACGCGGCCTGATCAAGCGGCGCGGTTTTTGGTGTCGTTTGCAGCGACACCTTCAGTGGCGGTGACGCCTTCGATGACCATTGGCAACCGGTTCGCGCCCTTCAGGCGGCGCCACGTCCTGGCGGCGGCCTGAACGAGCTCGAAGACCATGAGCTTGTTGGTCTTCTGCGACAGCGCCCGCTTGGTTCGGACAGTCCTGTGCTGGACGGTGGCGAAGACGCTCTCGATCGGATTGCCTGTGCGGAGGTGATCCCAGTGGTTCGCGGGGAAGTCATGGAAGGCCAAGAGGGCCTCGCGGTCCTTTTTCAGGCAGGTTACTGCCTTCTCGTATTTGCTCCCGTATTTGCTCCCGCATTTCCCGGCGAAGGTGTCCATGGCTGTTTCGGCGGCAGCGCGGGTCTCGGCCTGCCAGATTTCGCGCAGATCGGTCTTCACCGTGGGCTGCATCGATTTCGGGAACTTGTTCAGGACATTGGCGCTCTTGTGGACCCAGCTTTCGCTGGTTTGCCCGCCACTCCGCCATCAACTTGCGCGTGTTCGGGCATTGATGTCTATGATCAGCGACAATTTCGGCTCCAGATACCTGTCGGCTTTGCGCGGGTTCTGAGCCATTCTCCCGTCATTGACACGAGTTTGAACGCGTCATGTTCCTGCCATCTGGCGGGATTTCGGAATAGTTTTTGTAACTTATTCTGGTTGCGGGGGTAGGATTTGAACCTACGACCTTCAGGTTATGAGCCTGACGAGCTACCGGGCTGCTCTACCCCGCGCCATTTCCGCGCGTTTTTGATCTGGATTTGCGCGTATTTTTTGATCGTTTGGAGAGATGCTCGTTTCTTTCCAGGTCTGGCGGTGACCTACTCTCCCACGTCTTGAGACGCAGTACCATCGGCGCAGCGGCACTTAACGGCCGAGTTCGGGATGGGATCGGGTGTTTTGCTCGCGCTAGGGCCACCAGACCAGGAAAGAAACGATCAGCGTTGATCCCGTTTCATGGGGATTAAGTTGTCCAAGGATGCTTTTTGGAGAAGACAGTCTGTCTTCTTCCGGATCAAATCAAGCCTATCGAGCCATTAGTACCGGTCAACTGAATGCATTGCTGCACTTACATCTCCGGCCTATCGACGTGGTGGTCTTCCACGGCTCTCAAGGGAGACCTTGTTTTGAGGGGGGCTTCCCGCTTAGATGCCTTCAGCGGTTATCCTGTCCGTTCATAGCTACCCAGCACTGCCGTTGGCACGACAACTGGTCCACCAGTGGAACGTTCACCCCGGTCCTCTCGTACTAGGGGCAACTCCTCTCAAGTCTCCAACACCCACGGCAGATAGGGACCGAACTGTCTCACGACGTTCTAAACCCAGCTCACGTACCTCTTTAAACGGCGAACAGCCGTACCCTTGGGACCTGCTCCAGCCCCAGGATGAGATGAGCCGACATCGAGGTGCCAAACGATGCCGTCGATATGGACTCTTGGGCATCATCAGCCTGTTATCCCCAGCGTACCTTTTATCCGTTGAGCGATGGCCCTTCCACTCGGGACCACCGGATCACTATGGCCGTCTTTCGACTCTGCTCGACTTGTCAGTCTTGCAGTCAGGCTGGCTTCTGCCATTGCACTCAACGAGCGATTTCCGACCGCTCTGAGCCAACCTTCGCGCGCCTCCGTTACAGTTTGGGAGGCGACCGCCCCAGTCAAACTACCCGCCACGCAGGGTCCCGGATCCGGATAACGGACCGCGGTTAGACATCAAGAGTGCGAAGGGCGGTATCTCAAGGATGGCTCCACGGGAACTGGCGTCCCCGCTTCAAAGCCTACCGCCTATCCTGCACATCGCAATCCTGATGCCAGTGCGAAGCTGTAGTAAAGGTGCATGGGGTCTTTCCGTCTAACCGCGGGAAGTCTGCATCTTCACAGACAATTCAATTTCGCTGAGTCCACATTTGAGACAGCGGGGAAGTCGTTACGCCATTCGTGCAGGTCGGAACTTACCCGACAAGGAATTTCGCTACCTTAGGACCGTTATAGTTACGGCCGCCGTTTACCGGGGCTTCAATTCAAGGCTTGCACCTCTCCTTTTAACCTTCCGGCACCGGGCAGGCGTCAGACCCTATACGTCGCCTTGCGGCTTCGCAGAGCCCTGTGTTTTTAGTAAACAGTCGCCACCCCCTGGTTTGTGCCCCCGACCAACAGTTGCCTGCCAATCGGGCCTCCTTCTCGCGAACTTACGGAGGTATTTTGCCGAGTTCCTTAAATGTGGTTCTCTCAAGCGCCTTGGTATTCTCTACCAGTCCACCTGTGTCGGTTTAGGGTACGGTCTCATGGAGGGCTATTTCCAGGAACCCCTAAGCAGCCCGATCAATCCGTTAAGATCGAACTACCCTCGGGATCCGTCACCATCTCCTGGCCCAGGAATATTAACCTGGTTCCCATCGACTACGCCTTTCGGCCTCGCCTTAGGGGCCGGCTTACCCTGCTCAGATTAGCTTTAAGCAGGAACCCTTGGACTTTCGGCGACAGGGTCTCTCACCCTGTTTGTCGCTACTCATGTCAACATTCTCACTTCTGATCACTCCACCGGTTGCCTCACGGCCCGGCTTCACAGTCAGAACATTGCCTCCGTAACCCATTGCTGGGCTAAAGAGGCAGCGTTCTATATCACAGAACGCTCCGCTACCACGCACAACAAGTGTGCATCCAAAGCTTCGGCTCGTGGCTTGAGCCCCGTTACATCTTCGCCGCAAGACCTCTTGATTAGACCAGTGAGCTGTTACGCTATCTTTAAAGGATGGCTGCTTCTAAGCCAACCTCCTGGTTGTTTTGGAAGTCTCACATGCTTTCCCACTTAGCCACGAATTGGGGGCCTTAGCTGTTGGTCAGGGTTGTTTCCCTCTCCACGACGGACGTTAGCACCCGCCGTGTGTCTCCCGGACAGTTCTCTTGGGTATTCGGAGTTTGCTTAGACTCAGTAAGGCTGTGGGCCCCCATCATCCATGCAGTGCTCTACCCCCCAAGGAATACATCCGAGGCGCTACCTAAATAGCTTTCGCGGAGAACCAGCTATCTCCGAGTTTGATTGGCCTTTCACCCCTAGGCACAAGTCATCCCGACCTTTTTCAACAGGTGTGGGTTCGGCCCTCCAGTACGTGTTACCGTACCTTCAGCCTGCTCATGCCTAGATCACTCGGTTTCGGGTCTGATCCGTCTGACTATGTCGCGCATTTAACACTCGCTTTCGCTGCGCCTACACCTAACGGCTTAAGCTTGCCAGACAGACCAAGTCGTTGACCCATTATACAAAAGGTACGCCGTCACCGCTCAAGGCGGCTCCGACTGCTTGTAGGCGTCCGGTTTCAGAAACTGTTTCACTCCCCTCGTCGGGGTGCTTTTCACCTTTCCCTCACGGTACTGGTTCGCTATCGGTCAGTAAGGAGTACTTAGCCTTCGAGGGTGGTCCCCCGATCTTCAGACAGGATTTCACGTGTCCCGCCTTACTTAATACGTCCAATCAGACTTCCTGTACGGGGCTGTCACCCTCTGTGGCTGATCTTTCCAGATCATTCCAGTCATCATCATGGCTCGGCTGGTCCCCGTTCGCTCGCCGCTACTAGGGGAGTATCTGTTGATTTCCTTTCCTCCGGGTACTTAGATGTTTCAGTTCCCCGGGTTCGCTTCTTAAACCCTATGTATTCAGGTAAAAGATACCTGGTCATGAACGCTGTTGATTACCAAAGGTAACAACAACGAACATTCAGGTGGGTTTCCCCATTCGGAAATTCATGGATCAAAGCTTATTCTCAGCTCCCCATGACTTATCGCAGAGTATCACGTCCTTCATCGCCTCTTACTGCCAAGGCATCCACCAAACGCCCTTATCGCGCTTGATTTGATCCGGAAGAAGAAAGACTGGGTCTTTCACACCGCGGCCTTTTGCGTTTCCGCGGGGTCGCTTCCGATCAAAAGCATGTACTTTTCCCGCTCACGCCCGAAAGCGTGAACATTGGTTAGTGTACTTGACTTGGACAACGTTACCGTTGGTCTTGCGACCACTGCATCCGCACTTGGATACAGCCGACAACGCTGATTATCTCTCTGAACGATGTAAAAAGGTTCCGAAGAACCGCGTCCGATTGGACGGGAAAGCGCGAACCGCTTTCCGATCAAATCGGGAAGATTGGTGGAGCCTATCGGATTCGAACCGATGACATCCTGCTTGCAAAGCAGGCGCTCTACCAACTGAGCTAAGGCCCCGTCTCTGGTGGATGATGGTGGGTCGAGGAGGACTTGAACCTCCGACCTCACGCTTATCAGGCGTGCGCTCTAACCACCTGAGCTACCGACCCATTCCAGGCCGGCCACCTCTCGCGAGGCGGGCCTGAGACTTCTGACTATCTGAAGGGATATGAGGACGGTCCGGCCGTCTGTATGAGCATCTGACTGATGCTCTGCTAAGTCGCGTCACGAGACTGACAAGTCAGTCTGCTAGATGCTTCCTTAGAAAGGAGGTGATCCAGCCGCAGGTTCCCCTACGGCTACCTTGTTACGACTTCACCCCAGTCGCTGATCCTACCGTGGCCGCCTGCCTCCCCGAAGGGTTAGCGCAGCGTCGTCGGGTAGAACCAACTCCCATGGTGTGACGGGCGGTGTGTACAAGGCCCGGGAACGTATTCACCGCGGCATGCTGTTCCGCGATTACTAGCGATTCCAACTTCATGCCCTCGAGTTGCAGAGGACAATCCGAACTGAGATGGCTTTTGGGGATTAACCCACTGTCACCACCATTGTAGCACGTGTGTAGCCCAACCCGTAAGGGCCATGAGGACTTGACGTCATCCACACCTTCCTCCGACTTATCATCGGCAGTTTCCATAGAGTGCCCAACTGAATGCTGGCAACTAGGGACGTGGGTTGCGCTCGTTGCCGGACTTAACCGAACATCTCACGACACGAGCTGACGACAGCCATGCAGCACCTGTGTGCAGGTCTCTTACGAGAAAGCTGAATCTCTCCAGCGGTCCTGCCATGTCAAGGGTTGGTAAGGTTCTGCGCGTTGCTTCGAATTAAACCACATGCTCCACCGCTTGTGCGGGCCCCCGTCAATTCCTTTGAGTTTTAATCTTGCGACCGTACTCCCCAGGCGGAATGCTTAATCCGTTAGGTGTGTCACCGAACAGCAAGCTGCCCGACGACTGGCATTCATCGTTTACGGCGTGGACTACCAGGGTATCTAATCCTGTTTGCTCCCCACGCTTTCGCACCTCAGCGTCAGTATCGAGCCAGTGAGCCGCCTTCGCCACTGGTGTTCCACCGAATATCTACGAATTTCACCTCTACACTCGGTATTCCACTCACCTCTCTCGAACTCCAGACTGATAGTTTTGGAGGCAGTTCCGAGGTTGAGCCCCGGGATTTCACCCCCAACTTTCCAGTCCGCCTACGTGCGCTTTACGCCCAGTAATTCCGAACAACGCTAGCCCCCTCCGTATTACCGCGGCTGCTGGCACGGAGTTAGCCGGGGCTTCTTCTGCTGGTACCGTCATTATCTTCCCAGCTGAAAGAGCTTTACAACCCTAAGGCCTTCATCACTCACGCGGCATGGCTAGATCAGGGTTTCCCCCATTGTCTAAGATTCCCCACTGCTGCCTCCCGTAGGAGTCTGGGCCGTGTCTCAGTCCCAGTGTGGCTGATCATCCTCTCAAACCAGCTATGGATCGTAGGCTTGGTAGGCCATTACCCCACCAACTACCTAATCCAACGCGGGCTAATCCTTCTCCGATAAATCTTTCCCCCGAAGGGCGTATACGGTATTAAACCCAGTTTCCCGGGACTATTCCGTAGAGAAGGGCATATTCCCACGCGTTACTCACCCGTCCGCCGCTAGATCCGAAGATCTCGCTCGACTTGCATGTGTTAGGCCTGCCGCCAGCGTTCGTTCTGAGCCAGGATCAAACTCTCAAGTTGAAAGCTCCGAAGAGCTATCCTTGACGTCGAACCTTGCACATCTGTCACTTGCCATTAAGACAAGTAATCATCTGTTCATCGTCCTCACTTGCGTGAGCCGACAAACAGTGAAGCTGACACCCGGATCATCGCTTTCGCTACCAGGCTGATATGCAAGAAACTCAGTCGAATACGACCAAACCGCCCACATATCCCTTCATAAAACCATAAATGTCAAAAAGCAGAGGAAACAAAATCACGGAAGATGCGCCACTCTAGCGACGCCCCTACCGGTCATCCAGTCCCAAATTGTCTCACAGAGCTTCAAGCTTCCCTTCCGCTCCGTCCCGTTCTTGCGTCCCCGCCGTCTCGGTGAAGCGGTGTCTAAGCCTAACAACCAAACCCCGCAAGCAGAAAAAGCAGAAAAATTCAGAAAACTGTCATTTTTTATGTAATCGACTGAAATTAAACGATTTTAAATTCAAGCGATCTGACGCTTTCGCGCCAATGGCCGGGGAATCGCCACCCGCAGCCCCAAAAGTGCCAGAATCACCAGCAGCCAGAAGCCCGGTGTGACAGGGAATGTCTTGAGCGCCAGTATCCAGTGCAGGGCGACCAGCGGAGCCGCGACATAGACCAGCTTGTGCAGGCGCCGCCACGCCCCCGCGCCCATGTGTCGGATCGAGGCATTGTTGGAGGTCACGGCAAGGGCAGCAAGCAATGCAAAGCCGGTCATGCCCAGCAAGAGATAGGGCCGCTTGATGATATCCCTGCCCATCTGGGCCCAGAGAAAGCTCATATCCATGCTCAGCCATGACAGGACATGCAGTCCCGCATAGGTAAAACACAACAAACCCAGAGCACGGCGGAATTTCATCAGGCTGACCCCCGCAACCCTCAGCAAGGGGGTGACGGCAAGGCTGGCAATCAGGAAATACAACGCCGTGCGACCCAGACGGTGTTCGATATCGCGGACCGGGTCGATTCCCAGCCCGCCGGTCAGCGTATCCCACAGCAGCAGTGTCAATGGCAGCAAGCCGGCCAGCCAGACCGTCCAGACCGGCACCCGCCGCAGCAATCCATTCACCTGTTGTCGCATCAGAACTGCCTGCTCAGATCCATGCCCTCGTAAAGAGAAGCAACCTGATCCGCATATCCGTTGAACATCAACGTCTCCTGACGCCCCCCGAACAGCCCGCCGCCGATCTTGCGTTCGGTGGCCTGCGACCAGCGCGGATGATCCACCTGCGGGTTCACATTGGCATAAAAGCCGTATTCGCGCGGCTGCAGCGCATTCCAGGTGGCAAAGGGTTCACTGTCTGTCAGGGTGATGCGCACGATCGACTTGATCGACTTGAAGCCGTATTTCCACGGCACCACCAGACGCAGCGGCGCGCCGTTCTGATTGGGCAGCGGGTCGGAATACAGCCCGGTCGCCAGAATCGTCAGCGGATGCATGGCCTCATCCAGTCGCAGCCCCTCGCGATAGGGCCAGTCCAGAATCGGCCTTTTCTGCCCGCGCATCTCTTCGGGGCGAACCAGAGTCTCGAAAGCGACATATTTGGCCGAGGGCTGGACCCCCACCCTGTTCAGGATCGAGGCCAGCGGCACGCCGATCCAGGGAATGACCATCGACCAGGCTTCGACACAGCGTAGCCGGTAGATCCGTTCTTCCAGCTCATTGTCGGGAGCAATGTCTTCCAGCCCGTAACTGCCGGGGCGTTCGACCAGGCCGCCGATTTCCACCGACCAGGGATCCGTCGTCAGCGCCGAGGCATAGCGCGCGGGATCCTCTTTCCCGGTGCCGAACTCGTAGAAATTGTTATAGTTGGTGATATCCTTCAGGCTGTTCGGCTCGGCATCGGTGGAAAACCCCGAAGGTTTGCCCGTCAGCCCCAACGCCGGCGAGGCGGCCAGCGCCGCACCGGCCGCAAGAAAGCTGCGCCGGTTCAGCCATGAGGATTTCGGCGTCACATCAGACCAGGTAAGCTTCATGGTTCCTCCAGATACAGCTTGCTTCGGCGTCAGGCACCGACCCATTCTACCAAGGACATGATGAAAGTGACCGAATTGCACATCACATCCCTATTACTTCCCTTCGCACTGATGCTGTCCGGCGTTACAGCACAGGCGGATGACTTGGCCGTGAACGCGCCGGTCACGCATCAGACGACCGGAGAATTCGAGGACATCGTCTTCGCGGTCGAGAATGCGATTCTGAACGCGGGACTGCTGATCGAAGGTCACAGCCATGTCGGAGACATGCTGGCCAGAACCAAGGAAGATGTCGGCGGCGGCAAGGATCTCTACAGCCATGCCGATGTCTTTACCTTCTGCTCGGCCAGCGTATCGCGGCAGGTGATGGAGGCAGATATCCTCAATCTGCAACATTGCCCCTATTCGATCTTTCTGTTCGAAACCCCCGAGGCACCGGGTCAGATCACCGTCGGCCGCCGCGCCTATGGCGGATCGATGCAGCCCGCCGCGGAACTGCTGGACAGCATCATTGCGGACGCCCTGATGCTGGACTGAGCCGGTCAGCTGCGGGCGATTTCATCCAGAAAAGCCGGACCAAAGCGCTCGAGACGCGCCGGGTCCATCAGACGCGCCAGCGAATCCGCGTCGGAAGGGCGCATTTCCGCGATGCGCCTCAGCAGCGATGTCGAACAGCTCAGCGGCTTGGCAGTGCCATCCTCGCCACGCGCCAACCGGCCTTGAACCTCCAGCAAACGATCAAACAGCACGCCCGCCGGACGCCCGGCCAACGCGCGTCTGTGCGGGTGCATCTCGGGTTGTTCACCGGCAATGACGGTCAGGAAGGCATCACCATAGCGTTCCAGCTTCTTGGCGCCCACGCCGTTTATATGCGCCATCTCGTCCAGGGTGGCGGGGCGGCGCTGTGCCATCTCGATCAGCGTCCGGTCGGGAAAGATCACATAGGCGGGCACGCCGCCTGCCTCGGCCAGCGCGCGCCGCTTGGCCTTGAGCGCCGACAGCAAGGGTTCGTCCTCTTCCGAAACCTGCGTCTTGACGACATTGCCGCCCCTGGCCTTCAGCGTCGTATCATGGCGCAACGTCACGCTGCTTTCCCCGCGCAGGATCGGATGTGCCATATCGGTCAGATGCAGGGCGCCGTGGCGTTCCGGATCGGGGCGGCACAGGTCCAGCCCCATCATCTGCCGGAAGATCGCCTGCCATTGGCCACGGCTGAATTCGCGCCCGACCCCGAAGGTCGGCAGCTTGTCATGCCCGCGATCGCGCACCTTCTCGGTGTCATTCCCGGTCAATATGTCGATCAGATGCCCGCTGCCGAACCATTCACCCGTGCGCAGCATGGCCGACAGCGCCTTGCGCACGGCCATGGTTCCGTCAAACAGTTTCGGCGGGTTGAGACACAGATCGCAATTGCCGCAATCCTCGGCCATATCCTCGCCGAAATATGCCAGCAGACGGCGGCGGCGGCAGCCCGTGGCCTCGGCCAGACCCAGCAGGGCATTCAGGCGGGCGTGGTCGGCCCCTTTTCGGGCGCTTTCCGCCAGCCCCTCATCCACCTGCATGCGGCGAAAGCGGATATCATCGGGGCCATAGAGGGTCAGCGTCTCGGCCGGATCACCATCACGCCCCGCGCGACCGATCTCCTGATAATAGGCCTCGATGGACTTGGGCAGATCGGCATGCAGGACCCAGCGGATATCCGGCTTGTCGATGCCCATGCCAAATGCCACCGTCGCAGCCACGATCAACCCGTCCTCGCGCTGAAAGCGGCCCTCGACATGACGCCGGGGTTCGGCCTCCATGCCGCCATGATAGGCGACGGCGCTGTGCCCGGCCTCATTGAGCGCCTGCGCAAGCGTTTCGGTCCGCGCGCGGCTGGCACAATAGATGATGCCCGACTGGCCCCGGCGCGCCGCGACGAAATTCATCACCTGCTTGCGGGGGCTGTCCTTGGGCTGAAAGGCCAGACGGATATTGGGGCGGTCAAAGCCGCGCAGGAAGATCGCCGGATCGCGACCATCGAACAGACGCGAGATGATCTCGGCCCGCGTCTCGGCATCAGCTGTGGCGGTAAAGGCGGACAGCGGTACGCCCAGGTCGCGCTTCAATTCGCCGATGCGCAGATAGTCGGGGCGGAAATCATGCCCCCATTGGCTGACGCAATGCGCCTCGTCCACGGCAATGGCCGTGACTCCGGCGCGGCGCAGCAACTGCAGGGTGCCCCCCGAGGCCAGCCGTTCGGGCGCCATGTACAGAAGCTTCAGCGCCCCCTGTTCCAGCGACTGAAAGACGGCATCGGTTTCGTCATGCGTGTTGCCGCTGGTCAGGGCTCCGGCGGAAACCCCGGCTTCGCGCAATGCGCGCACCTGATCGCGCATCAGCGCAATCAGCGGAGAGATGACCACCGTCACCCCTTCGCGCATCAGGGCGGGCAACTGATAGCAAAGTGACTTGCCCCCGCCCGTCGGCATGATCGCAAGCACGTCCTGCCCGCTTGCCACGGT
This is a stretch of genomic DNA from Paracoccus seriniphilus. It encodes these proteins:
- a CDS encoding DUF302 domain-containing protein, with translation MMKVTELHITSLLLPFALMLSGVTAQADDLAVNAPVTHQTTGEFEDIVFAVENAILNAGLLIEGHSHVGDMLARTKEDVGGGKDLYSHADVFTFCSASVSRQVMEADILNLQHCPYSIFLFETPEAPGQITVGRRAYGGSMQPAAELLDSIIADALMLD
- the msrP gene encoding protein-methionine-sulfoxide reductase catalytic subunit MsrP; amino-acid sequence: MKLTWSDVTPKSSWLNRRSFLAAGAALAASPALGLTGKPSGFSTDAEPNSLKDITNYNNFYEFGTGKEDPARYASALTTDPWSVEIGGLVERPGSYGLEDIAPDNELEERIYRLRCVEAWSMVIPWIGVPLASILNRVGVQPSAKYVAFETLVRPEEMRGQKRPILDWPYREGLRLDEAMHPLTILATGLYSDPLPNQNGAPLRLVVPWKYGFKSIKSIVRITLTDSEPFATWNALQPREYGFYANVNPQVDHPRWSQATERKIGGGLFGGRQETLMFNGYADQVASLYEGMDLSRQF
- a CDS encoding sulfite oxidase heme-binding subunit YedZ — protein: MRQQVNGLLRRVPVWTVWLAGLLPLTLLLWDTLTGGLGIDPVRDIEHRLGRTALYFLIASLAVTPLLRVAGVSLMKFRRALGLLCFTYAGLHVLSWLSMDMSFLWAQMGRDIIKRPYLLLGMTGFALLAALAVTSNNASIRHMGAGAWRRLHKLVYVAAPLVALHWILALKTFPVTPGFWLLVILALLGLRVAIPRPLARKRQIA
- the gyrB gene encoding DNA topoisomerase (ATP-hydrolyzing) subunit B, translating into MTDTAPQTAEYGADSIKVLKGLEAVRKRPGMYIGDTDDGSGLHHMVYEVVDNGIDEALAGEADYVKVKIHNDNSVSVRDNGRGIPVDLHAGEGVSAAEVIMTQLHAGGKFDQNSYKVSGGLHGVGVSVVNALSDWLELRIWRNGKEHYARFEHGDTTEHLRVVGDAAEGETGTEVRFLASAKTNDPDGTFSNLDYNYKTLENRLRELAFLNSGVRIILEDSRHAEVQRTELFYEGGVREFVKFLDRSKSPVMPEPIFMTGEKNGIGVEVAMWWNDSYHETVLPFTNNIPQRDGGTHMAGFRGALTRVINQYAQSSGIAKKEKIDFTGDDAREGLTCVLSVKVPDPKFSSQTKDKLVSSEVRPAVEGLVHEKLTEWFEENPTEAKGIVSKIIEAALAREAARRARELTRRKSAMDVASLPGKLADCQEKDPSLSELFIVEGDSAGGSAKQGRSRQNQAVLPLRGKILNVERARFDRMLGSDQIGTLITALGTGIGRDEFSLKKLRYHKIIIMTDADVDGAHIRTLLLTFFFRQMPELIEAGHLYIAQPPLYKVGRGRSEVYLKNEAALEEYLIQQGVEGAILRLGSGEEITGNDLLRIVEEARTCRRVLRAYPTHYPPHITEQAAIAGALVPGRVDSDAQGAADAVAARLDLIAEEYERGWTGRPTQDAGIRLTRTLRGVEESRTLDGQMLRSAESRRLGEMTTSLQEIYGQTARLIRKDREQPIYGPLSLLTAIFLEGEKGLSLQRYKGLGEMNPDQLWETTLDPAARTMLQVRIEDVAEAEDLFTKLMGDVVEPRREFIQTNALNVANLDT
- the recQ gene encoding DNA helicase RecQ, translated to MPTDLLRQVWGFDGFRPGQREIVETVASGQDVLAIMPTGGGKSLCYQLPALMREGVTVVISPLIALMRDQVRALREAGVSAGALTSGNTHDETDAVFQSLEQGALKLLYMAPERLASGGTLQLLRRAGVTAIAVDEAHCVSQWGHDFRPDYLRIGELKRDLGVPLSAFTATADAETRAEIISRLFDGRDPAIFLRGFDRPNIRLAFQPKDSPRKQVMNFVAARRGQSGIIYCASRARTETLAQALNEAGHSAVAYHGGMEAEPRRHVEGRFQREDGLIVAATVAFGMGIDKPDIRWVLHADLPKSIEAYYQEIGRAGRDGDPAETLTLYGPDDIRFRRMQVDEGLAESARKGADHARLNALLGLAEATGCRRRRLLAYFGEDMAEDCGNCDLCLNPPKLFDGTMAVRKALSAMLRTGEWFGSGHLIDILTGNDTEKVRDRGHDKLPTFGVGREFSRGQWQAIFRQMMGLDLCRPDPERHGALHLTDMAHPILRGESSVTLRHDTTLKARGGNVVKTQVSEEDEPLLSALKAKRRALAEAGGVPAYVIFPDRTLIEMAQRRPATLDEMAHINGVGAKKLERYGDAFLTVIAGEQPEMHPHRRALAGRPAGVLFDRLLEVQGRLARGEDGTAKPLSCSTSLLRRIAEMRPSDADSLARLMDPARLERFGPAFLDEIARS